Genomic DNA from Alicyclobacillus fastidiosus:
TGCGATTTGAATTCGGCGGACAAGGCATACTATGTGGGGAAGCAAACGGGAAGGGGAGGATGTCTGACATGCTGTCTGATGAATCATTGAGTGATTTAATGGCGAATGCTGCGGTGATCGCTTCTGTCGGCGTAGTGTCCGATCCTGCGACCAAAGGATACGCCGCCGCGGCGTACCAACAGTCGCAGGGATACAAGGTGCTCCCTGTCAACACCTCACGCGATATGGTATTGGGCCACATCACGGTCCCCTCCGTCGCAGATATCGAGGAACCGGTCGACATTGTCAACGTCGTCGCCCACCCTCAAGAGGCTCCCGCGATCACGGATGCCGCGATTCGCGCGGGTGCAAAAGCCATTTGGTTCGAACCCGGGACGCAGAATCACATTGCGGCAGAACAAGCCCGGCAAGCAGGGTTACAGGTGGTCACCAACCGCTCCTTTGAACGCGAGCATCGTCGCCTCATGTCCCATCATTAAATGGATCGACAACACTTGGCGCCGTGTCGGCGCCTTTTTTCGATGCGAAAGAGGTTTGCCAACGTGGCGTTTTGTGTTACAAGAGTGAGGAGTCTAATCATCCAGGGAGGCGACTGACGGATGACTCGCTGGACGGATATACCCCGGACGTTTGCGTTGGGCCTTCGGCCCTGGCAGATGGTCTACATGATGTTCTTCGCGGCATTTGGAACGTTTGCAAATCTGTACAATGGGCCCGACGCGGTGCTTCAACTGACGAGTGACGTGTATCTCTTGATGAGTGTAGGTTCTTTGTTCGCGCTGTTGCCCAACTTTCGGCGATCCCTATTTCGGGAAGGCGATCCCCTGCGAGGCCACCGACTGCGCGGCGGAATTTTCGCCAAACTCGGTTGGCGATTGTATGTATACGTGATATTACCTGCCTTTTTTATCGCGTTGGTGCAAACATTCAGCGCACTTATCAGCTCGCTCATCAGTTTCGGGCAATCGAATGTCCCTGAACATCCTCACTTGGGAGATTATTTGGTCGCTCTGTTTGCAGGTACGGAGGAACTTTGGCGCTGGAGCATGATCGGTACCGTACTCGTCGTTTTCTATGCATGTTGCCGGACCCTTTGGCATCGTCCCTCCGTTCGGGCCATTGCCTTCACGTTGGCTTTTGTCTTGAGTTCACTGTCATTCGGAGCTGGCCACATCTTGGAGTTCCAAACGCACCGGCTTCGAGCTCTGTTTCTGTTTAGTGGACTCGGCGCTCTACTGGCCCTGATGACCGTTGTGACGGGAAGAATCTTATTGATCATGTGTGTACATATGCTGTACGACGTGTGGGTGACCTATCTGTCAAGCTCAAGCGGACATGACGCGACACTGGGGCTGCTCATTTACACAGCCTTACTGGCGGGACCCATTGTCACGTGGGTGTGGCGCCGTAACATCTTTGTTCGACCAAATACGTGGTAGTGAAGTTTGGGGGAAAGGGAGAGTAGAGTGAACGCACTGGCGCATGAAATCATGCGCTCACTCTACTCTATGCTCATCCCTTATTCTGTCCAATTGGGGATCCAAACATACCTTTTGGAGAAAATTTCTGGAATATATCGTCCCAGCCGCGTGGCGTGGTTCGAAACGAAATCCGCCGGCAGAATCATTTGCGTCACGGAATTTTCATTTTTGATCCCTGCGCAGTTCTCCGTAAAACGGCTATAAATTCAGATGTGGCGCGCAGTCTTCATCATTTCAGAGACGTTGCGCGACCTTAAATTAGGGCTAGCGTAAAAAAGTTTATTGGTTAAAATATAGGATGGTGAAAATAAAAGTTTGAGTGGAGGCTCTAATCCGTGGCAACTTCGTCAGAAACGGTACAGAGAACGAATCAAATCGTCGGCCGGCGCCGATGGTGGGCCTTGGCGACCGTCATGTTGACGATGTTCTTCTCTTCGATGGACCAAACCGTCGTATCGACCGCAATACCGACCATCGTGTCGAAGCTAAACGGCCTGAATCTGTATTCTTGGTTATTTAGTGCGTACATGATGGCGTCAGCGGTCACTGTTCCAATCTACGGTAAGCTCTCAGACGTGTTCGGGAGAAAACCGTTCTACATTTTCGGCCTTGTGATGTTTGGCGTTGGTTCCGCCATCTCCGGCATGTCGCACACGATGCTCGAGTTGGTCATCGCGCGTGGTATTCAAGGCATTGGTGCCGGCGCAATGATGAGTATGCCTCGCGCCACAATCGGTGACATTTTCGATCCCAAAGAACGCGGTCGTTGGATGGGCGTCATCGGTGCCGTGTTTGGGCTTTCGAGCATCATCGGCCCAGCGCTCGGCGGTTGGATTACCGACTCTCTGTCTTGGAGATGGGTATTCTATATTAACCTGCCGTTTGCTGTTCTCGCATTGATCGGCGTGATCATGACGCTGCCGCGCGTACGGGCGGATCACCGCGTACAGGTGGACTGGTTTGGTGCGCTCCTCATGATCATCGGATTGATCCCGATTTTG
This window encodes:
- a CDS encoding CoA-binding protein yields the protein MLSDESLSDLMANAAVIASVGVVSDPATKGYAAAAYQQSQGYKVLPVNTSRDMVLGHITVPSVADIEEPVDIVNVVAHPQEAPAITDAAIRAGAKAIWFEPGTQNHIAAEQARQAGLQVVTNRSFEREHRRLMSHH